The Xanthomonas sontii genomic sequence CCTCGCGCGTGTACAGCGTGCCCAGGTGGGCGACGTAGTCCTCCCACTTCTCGCGCTTCTGCACGATCGCGCGGGTACGGTCGAAGCGGCTGAAGATCGCGGTGATCTCGCGGTTGTAGGTGCGTTCGATCTCGTCGAGCGCTTCCAGGTCTTCGCCGATGCGCTGGTGCAGCTTGATCGCCGGCAGCGAGGAGTCCTTGCCGATGCGCACCTGCCAGTCGGCGAGAATCTCGCGGAATGCCAGGCGGTCGGCGTCGTACAGGTCCGGAGCCGATTCGACGTAGTCGAGCAGGCTGCCGACCGCGGCGAAGCGCTGCGGGTCGGGCAGCGCCAGCAGCGCATCGAACTGCTTGGCCAGCGCCTCGCGGCGCTCCAGGCCCTCGTGGAACAGCTGCTGGCCGACGCTGCTGGAGGTCTGTCGGTCGGCGGGCGACTGCTTGGCCTCGTCGGCCAGCAACACGATGATCTTGCGCTGCGCCGCCAGCTGCGCCTGCAGGCCTTGCAGCAGCGTCGTCGCCTGGGCCTGCAATGCGGGAGAGCCTGGAATGGCGATCGCCGGCGCCGATGTCGCGGGCTTGGACGGCGTCGCCGCGCTGTCGGCAGGCGTGCGCTGGCACGCGGCCAGCGCCAAGGCGAGCAGGCCGATCACGGCGACGGACGGCGACAACGGACGATGGCGCTTGCGCATGACCACGGACTCGCGAGCAAGGCGCTACGGGAACAGCGCAGACGCCGGCGCCTTCCCCGGCCGCATGCGCAACGCCCGCCGGAGGGCGGGCGTTGTCGGGTTTACTTCTTGGCCTTGGCCGGCGGCTTGCCGCTGCCGCCACCACCGGCAGTGGCCGGTTCGCCGTGGCGCTTGGTCATCCACCACTGCTGCAACAGGCCCAGCGAACCGTTGGTGACCCAGTACAGCACCAGACCGGACGGCACGAAGGCCATCATCACGCCGAACACCAGCGGCATGAACTGCATCATCTTGGCCTGCACCGGATCCATGCCCGGCGACGGCGTCAGCTTCTGCGTCAGCCACATCACCGCCACGTTGATCACCGGCAGGATGAAATAGGGATCGCGCGCGGTCAGGTCCTGGATCCAGGCGAACCACGGCGCCTGGCGCAGTTCCACCGACTCCACCAGCACCCAGTACAGCGCGAAGAAGATCGGCATCTGGATCAGCACCGGCAGGCAGCCGCCCATCGGGTTGATCTTCTCCTTCTTGTACAGCTCCATCATCGCCGTCTGGAACTTCTGCTTGTCGTCGCCGTAGCGCTCCTTGAGCTGCTGGATGCGCGGCTGGAACTTGCGCATCTTGGCCATGCTCTTGTACTGCGCGGCCGACAGCGGATACAGCATCAGCTTCAGCAGCACCACCAGGCCGACGATCGACCAGCCCCAGTTGCCGAGCAGGCTGTGCAGGTGGCTGAGGATCCAGAACAGGCCCTGGCCGAGCAGCGCGGGCAAGGTGTAACGGCTGTAATCGACCACGCGATCCAGCCCCTTCACCTGCTCTTTGGCGATGAGATTGACCAGCTTCGGGCCCACCCACAGTCGCGCTTCGGTGCTGGCGCTGGCGCCCGGCGCCACTGTGAAACCGGGGCCGCGCGCTTCGACCACATGCCGCGGGCCGTCGTTGGACAGCACGAACAGGGAATCCTGGTCGTTCTGCGGAATCCAGCTGGTGAAGAAGTGGTGCTGCAACAGCGCGATCCAGCCACCCTTGACCGTCTGGTTCAGCGGGCCGTCGTCCAGATAGTCCTTGAACGCGCGGCGCTGGTAGCCGTCGGCCGGGCTAAACCAGGTGGCGCCGTTGAAGCTGAAGGAATCCGGGTTGGTCATGCCGCGGCTGACGATGGTCGGCACCCGGCTCAGCTTGCGGAACACGTAGCCCTGCCACGGCTTGCTGCCGTGGTTGACGACCTCGTCGCGCACCTGCACGGCGTAATGGCCGCGCTGCAGGGTGTACACGCGACGAATGGTCACGCCATCCGGACCATTCCACACGAACGGCACCTGCAGGCTGTCCTGGCCCTTGGCCAGCACGTACTCCTGGCCCGGGTGTTCGGGGCGGAAGCCGCCCGGGCCCGGCGACGGCGAGTTGTGCTCGCCGACCCAGCCGCTGGTGGCGGTGTACGGATGCGCCGCGTCCTCGGTCAGCAGCTGCACCGGCGGGCTGCCCGGCTGCTTGGTCTGCGGGAACAGCAACAGGTCGGCGTCGAACACGCTGCGACCGTCCAGGGTCAGGCGCAGCACGTCGGTGGTGACGGTGACCCGCGGCGCGGCGCTGGCCGCGGCGGTCTCGGGCGTGGTGCTGGCCGGCGCGGTGCCGGGCACCGTGGCCTGCGGAACGGCCGGGGCATGCGTGGCGCCGGCATCGGCGTCCTGCGCCGGCGGCACCGTGGTCGCTGCCGCGACCGTCGCCGCGGTGGCGTTCGGCGCGTGTTCCTTGTTCCACTCCATCCACAGCAGCGCCGCGACCATCAGCCAGGCGAAAATCAGGAAAAGGCGGGTCTGGTTCATCGGACAGGCAAGCTCGGCTCAGCCAGAAGCAGGTTCTGACGTGGATGTGGGGGAAGAAGGACGATCGGGCGGCGGCATTGTGCCGTCCGCGGCCGGGGCCGGCAATGCGCCGGCGCGACGCAGCAGGCGCAGATAGGCCTGGCGCAGCTGCTCGCCGCTGGCCTGGGCGGCGGCGCTGCGCGCCACCACCACGTAGTCGCCGGGCTTCAGCCACGGCAACAACTGCCGCGTGGCGTCGCGCAGCACGCGCTTGATGCGATTGCGCACGACCGCGCGCTTGTCGACCTTGCGCGACACCGCCAGACCCAGCCGCGCCGGGTGCGGCGCACTGCGCCAGTGCAGGCTCAT encodes the following:
- the rnpA gene encoding ribonuclease P protein component; this encodes MNHPDPRRRFPRSARVRTSAEYRVVFDAARRCSEPLMSLHWRSAPHPARLGLAVSRKVDKRAVVRNRIKRVLRDATRQLLPWLKPGDYVVVARSAAAQASGEQLRQAYLRLLRRAGALPAPAADGTMPPPDRPSSPTSTSEPASG
- the yidC gene encoding membrane protein insertase YidC, which translates into the protein MNQTRLFLIFAWLMVAALLWMEWNKEHAPNATAATVAAATTVPPAQDADAGATHAPAVPQATVPGTAPASTTPETAAASAAPRVTVTTDVLRLTLDGRSVFDADLLLFPQTKQPGSPPVQLLTEDAAHPYTATSGWVGEHNSPSPGPGGFRPEHPGQEYVLAKGQDSLQVPFVWNGPDGVTIRRVYTLQRGHYAVQVRDEVVNHGSKPWQGYVFRKLSRVPTIVSRGMTNPDSFSFNGATWFSPADGYQRRAFKDYLDDGPLNQTVKGGWIALLQHHFFTSWIPQNDQDSLFVLSNDGPRHVVEARGPGFTVAPGASASTEARLWVGPKLVNLIAKEQVKGLDRVVDYSRYTLPALLGQGLFWILSHLHSLLGNWGWSIVGLVVLLKLMLYPLSAAQYKSMAKMRKFQPRIQQLKERYGDDKQKFQTAMMELYKKEKINPMGGCLPVLIQMPIFFALYWVLVESVELRQAPWFAWIQDLTARDPYFILPVINVAVMWLTQKLTPSPGMDPVQAKMMQFMPLVFGVMMAFVPSGLVLYWVTNGSLGLLQQWWMTKRHGEPATAGGGGSGKPPAKAKK